A window of Punica granatum isolate Tunisia-2019 chromosome 8, ASM765513v2, whole genome shotgun sequence genomic DNA:
attaattaaatcgatatataagtaaaattaattggatgcataataaatgcttaaaataaaatttacaaaatatgGAAAGAGAACatttaaaaacaaagaaaagaattaaattttttttatatataactaaatTTGGGTGCATAATAAATGCGATTGAATGCATAATAAAtgcttaaaagaaaatttacaaaatatgaaaagagaaaattcaaaaacaaAGATTTTAATAAATACAATTAATGTATCTAAATCTCCTATTCACTATATaatgatttaaataaaattaaaagaatatgggaaaaaattaaaaaactaagaataataattaaaatatttaataaatgtaaTTAAATGTACCTAAATCTCTTACTAAATACaattaagagatttttttttataatttattaattatatatacgtGATCAATGTATATAAACAATTAACTTAAtgtgaaatttataaaattgagCCTAGCGTAgagaaattgatataaaaattttgatattcttaggaaaattaatgaagcatgtatataatttatcataaaaactaaacatgtatatgtatgagcatattgaaaagtaaaatttaacgtgttaaaaataagaattatgAATCATAGAAATGAttactttttaataaattataatataataaataaaatataaaaagtatatatacaaaataaggTTGATatgcacataaaaaaaatatatgtaatgtCTCATTATATAGAACAATAACAATCCTTACCCACGAAAAAagattaaattgaaaaaaatgatattttatagaataataataatctttatCTAGAAGGAAGATtccataaatttaaaaataatataaaagaataaaagtatatcaaatattattattatatgtaacACAAACTAATattgtgaaagaaattaaataaatttacaggatataataataacgttgattgtaaaattataattgaactattcaaaaatattcatgCAACTCTAGGGGTTATAGATCTCTTATACTACCATCGATCGACAGAAGGGgacatcaaaaaaaaaaaaaagagagagacaaagagagaaggagaaggatgTTGTCATAAATTGTGTTACACCAAGGAGAATTTCGAAAATTCCTTCAAGTAAAAAGATGAGCAGATCCGATTAAAACCAAAGATATCTTAATTTGGAAGACCAAACTGTCTACTCTGTACATGAAAATGGTATGTGGGGGCGGTTTCCTTTTTAAGATTCTTCAGAAAAAGTTGGGTTAAATTATCGTAATTATTATGTTCCTCTTCACCTGCATGCTTTTCTCTCGTACTAGATGCAACTACTTTTTAGTCTTAAATTGGCCCCTGCAGAATTCCATCAAGGTGacaaggaaaatgaaaaataaacccattatatttattacatacatacacacatatatatatatatatatatataaatcggGAAGCGATATGAAAAAGCACTATGGATCACTTTTTTGAAGACCTCAGTTCATGattaattatctttttaattacttagagtatttaatatattattgaattattatttttaattattaaataccAACAATATGATAAAGTTTTTCGAATCttgaataaatattaaatattctgttaaaaattgtacaaaaatataaataaacattAAAAACTATcagtgaaaatttaaaatattctctaaataagttgaaaagttttttttataatttccgAAAATCAGGGTGCAAAtcgggaaaaagaagaagaaatccaacttagttaatttttttatgctCCCACGCAACACACGGGGATGCACCTAGTGTGATTATTTTTGAAAGAGAACTTCAAAAATATGTAGGTAATATAAGGGGGTATCGGTAAATTTACTAATGTATACGTttgtatataatttaaatttgccaatgaataatatatatatatatatatatttgtgctGAGAGCTAATGATATTCTTTTTTGCGAATTAAAGATTTAAAATCATTCAACATCTTTTTTACCAATAATTATGTGTGTCTATAATATCCTATGTAATGTTCAAATCGAcacttattaatttataatctcaGTTGAGCTTGGTTAACTTGAAAGTATAGTTTTACGAGATTAAAGTTTTAGTGCAGtaacataaaataattacTCGGAATCAAGAGATCCTGGGTTTGATTTTCACCAGTAGAACTTATATGTCTCTTTATTTTGCATTATTTCTTATCCTTGTATAATCTCTCTTACGaccgaaatttttttacagTTTTACATGGCATAACATTTACTTTTAGATGATTCAAATTGCATTTTAGACAACGCCACAAACTACTGATGACGTATTGAGATAATAATCCCTAATGttgtatttatttaattttttttcagggATGACATGtcctatttatatattttggtgTCTCAAATTAAGAACTCACCCTCTCCCCCTCTCCCCCTCTCCCCTTTGGTCTCTCCCACTATTCTTTACTACCAAAACCTCCCCTGCAGCCTCTTCTTCAGTGTTATACTCTATTCCTTCAACTCTCTCtgtgtctgtctgtctgtatGTCTGTAGATGGCGACGAATTCAGCTGAAGCAGTTCCCGAAACCCTAAAATACCAGGTAACATGTATCTATATGTGAACATATAGATCAGTACAAATGAATCCTTTGTCCCTAACAATCTTCTTCTCCATCATCATCAATTAATGGACTGTTTGGCTAACTGGTTTATCACTTGGCAGACATGGATACTCAAGGTCCCCATTCACTGTGGAGGCTGCGAGAGGAAAGTCAAGCGCGTCCTTCAGAGCATCGATGGTATGTGTGTGTACATGTTTGATTGGACCGCTGCATATTATAATTcgtcctttaatttttttttactccaattaaaattttcatttaatatagATGATCATAATTAGTAATGTATACGGTGTTTCTATTGATCAATATATTATCAGGTGTATTCACAACGAACATTGATTCTCGACTACATAAGGTCGTGGTGACGGGTGATGTGGACTCGGAGACCCTCATCAAGAAGTTGGTCAAATCAGGAAAGCAGGCCGAGCTTTGGTCTGAGAAGAAGCACGGCAAGTtgaagaagaaagatggagATAATAGTAAGGACTCCAAGGATGATAGCCAGGATCATGAGGCCGCTACCGACAAAGCTGAAAAGAGCGAAAAGCCGGTTGAGAATAGAGATGCCAATGACACCAAAGATAGTGATAACGAGGGGGAAAATACGTCATCAGAAACCGATGAAAAGGCTAACATGGTTACGACAGTCATCAACAATGGTGGTGGAGGCGGTGgagggaagaaaaagaagaagaagaaaaagaagaaggggcAGAATGCAAATCCTGAGGGTTGCAAAGATGCTCCCACAGGTATTTAAAAGAACATTCTCCTTCATTCGTTCATGGCTCTTTCAAGTTGTGGGGCTAAGGCTATGCCTTTTAAATTGAATCTTATCTGAAAGAAAATTACTTTTACAGGTTCCCAGCCCCACAATGCCGGTCCAGATCCGCTTtcgctcgctcctgcctcctTGAACACAAATCGTCCTGATCATAATATGGATGCATTTCCACAGCCCTTCCCTCATTATGCACCAGCGATGTACGGAGCAAGTTACAGGACAACAAATCCTAGCAACGGCTTTTCATACTATTATGCCTCTCCCATGCACTATTCATACTTGCACTCCCATCACATGGGGCCGTATCAGCCACACTATCCGATCAAAAGTTACCACTATGGCCACGATGAACCTTAttatgatgaagatgatgaaggTGGATGCTCAATCACGTGATACATATATCTCTATGTACATGGATTTGAGATTTTCAATGATTGTTACCTTATGAGAAATAATTATGTAGCTTTGAAAGAAAATCATGTAACTAAAACTATATAGGTTGTGGCATGTCTTATCTGCGACAGCTAGCTAGTTGAGAATTAACCTTAAGAGATGTGTCATAATTATGATTAGTTAGAGCCTTTTGTGTATAAGCCTCTTTTTCACTTTAGATTTTGGTTTGCTTAATCAGATCAATTTCCTTCTAATGGGTTttgttcacccaaaaaagaatttcCGTTTTCTTTCTTCGTCCAATGGAATGTTTTGTTTTGGCTCATAAGGGTGGTAGGACCCAATATTTCTCGTTTTAATTAATACTAGATAAGAATCCACGTGTTATGCGggaatattaataatttttttgatagaaAGTAATATTTTAGTTAGATATGTTGtggaatttttcaaaaaattatggaTTTAGGAATTATTTcacttgaaaattaaatgagtTAACAAGAGGATTACTGATCGTTCATCCAAAATCGGAGTTTTGGTATCCTAAGTAGAATTTTTGTGTCCTAAACCAAAATCACACAATTAAGATTAATATCTTAGAAATGTAAAACAGTTGAAATTACACCATTTGaaccgaaaaaataatttaaaccCGAAAAAAGTAATGTCGGTTCTCAAGTATAGAAAGACGCATAAtctaaaatgtttattttaggaaagtaagtATATATGCCGATCAGTCAAGAAGGATGAGAAAATGTTGCCAGTAATGGACTGAAAGATGATGCATCGTCAACCACAAAGAGCAAGGGGAAAAGCAAAAGGTGGTAAGACCAGCCCAAGAAACAACAAAGGAGAACGTGGTGAGATGAACGGGGAGGATATAGTTGCAACTATTCATACTACATCTATAGGTTGAGACAATCGACAAAGGCCATGGATGCTTTCCCGAAGATCAATCATCGAATCGACTCTTCGAAGATAGAGTTATGGAGGTGAAAGTTGGTGAAAGAAAATAGCGATCATGGGCCCATATGGGGTATATTTGGAGATCTATGAGCCTAAAGTTGCAGCGGATTGGCCCATTCTTACTATTGGGCCTTGGTGATTGAGTCGGACGATATAGTCCTCCATCAAGGAAAGCTTCACGTGTTCTAGCCATTGAAAACTTCCGGTCACGGGTCATGATAAGGTCGTGATCATCGAGTTCATAAGACCATATAGACATCGGCGACAGAAGTGCCATCTCCAATTTCACGCTGCCTATGATTGTTTTAAGAATACGAGTCGGGctgatatgtgtatttgaaaCATCGTAGGATGTTTGGGGCTGCTTTTGCATATTTAGAACATGAATGTGATCGGGAAGAACGGATTTTTCACCGTTGAATACATTTGTTCCATCCAGTCCAACGGGAAAATACATTTATTCCGTCCAACTCCAggaaatgtgaaaaaaaaagccttttctccgattttttttttgtgtccTCTGGTATCCGGAAATCTAACGGGTTCCAACTAATACAATTTGAGTCGGATCGAActactaaggggtaaaacttaCAGAgtctgaatttttttcatttacattACTCGAATCTTAGACCCGACTTAATGAAAATAAGCGCCGAACTACTTGAACCAATGCATGTCGGTTAAATagctttttatatatattacgaTGCGTGCGACTGATATATATGATTGTTCTTGCTATGATGGAGCCGATGTCATGGGTATCCTTCTTGATCTCAGCTTCTTCCCACGATAATCTTCAAGCTCAACTGGCCCTACCTATCAGCAATAAGTGGATATGATCATATCTCCAACAGTAATGGCATCTTGTCATTTTCAATGTGGACATGTGCATAATATGCCATTTGGAAAGTTTGATTCCTCCGTGAACGAAATAACTAAATATTCAATAAGTATTATTCATTCATTGTGGAAGAGTAAGAATCAATCAAAATACTTGTAAGTGAAAATCTACGGGCCCATTATGAGACTAATTTCTCACTTTTAAACATTTTAATTGGGTGTTATACATTCAAGTGATTGAGTAATACTCAATCAATATTTTGTTGAAGGAATGGCATATTGGATTTTTTCCTTATTAACTTCCCATATATTGGAGGATACTCTCAACATTGGATTAGTTCTATTTAGATGCTTAGTGTCGGAACGAGGATTAAGTTTATGCTAGCGGgtttatgataaattataagggtatttacctaaaatagcccatggtttgtccgttttgtcaaatctatctcatggtttactttttgcatcaaatctatcccggcgttatcttttccgtcgacatctaacggccgtgctgacgtggcgcctacgtggcaagtgtggtccactatctctccacgtgccacgttagcacgaccgttagatgtcgacgaaaaagataacgtcgggatagatttgatgcaaaaggtaaatcatgggatagatttgacaaaaaaaaatatatgatagatttaacaaaacgacaaaccatgagccattttagataaaaaccCCTAAATTATATACCTGTGAACGGATCATTTTGTGCCGCTTTGCATACAATCTTGATCAGTGTAGATTGACTGGTAAATCTTTCATTTAAATATCGTTTATCTTGGAgtcttttacttatttttcatgTAAATATAGTTTATTTTGGAGGAGAATCTTGTACTTATAACTTGAAATATCCTATAAATGGATCTTTGAGTGagataaatcatcatattcaTCGAGAGGTTCATTGGACAGTTGTTTAAGTACATCAGCTggtttgaatatatataaaattagggTTATTAAATTGCGAGTTCTTATGCAATTGATGATTTGTGCTCCAT
This region includes:
- the LOC116215965 gene encoding heavy metal-associated isoprenylated plant protein 36-like, producing the protein MATNSAEAVPETLKYQTWILKVPIHCGGCERKVKRVLQSIDGVFTTNIDSRLHKVVVTGDVDSETLIKKLVKSGKQAELWSEKKHGKLKKKDGDNSKDSKDDSQDHEAATDKAEKSEKPVENRDANDTKDSDNEGENTSSETDEKANMVTTVINNGGGGGGGKKKKKKKKKKGQNANPEGCKDAPTGSQPHNAGPDPLSLAPASLNTNRPDHNMDAFPQPFPHYAPAMYGASYRTTNPSNGFSYYYASPMHYSYLHSHHMGPYQPHYPIKSYHYGHDEPYYDEDDEGGCSIT